Proteins encoded within one genomic window of Setaria italica strain Yugu1 chromosome IV, Setaria_italica_v2.0, whole genome shotgun sequence:
- the LOC101753930 gene encoding 26S proteasome regulatory subunit S10B homolog B, which produces MSEGGEEARRRAAVAEYRKKLLSCRELEARAKTGRENQKNSKKNLEKTEEDLKALQSVGQIIGEVLRPLDKERFIVKASSGPRYVVACRSKVDKEKLIAGTRVVLDMTTLTIMRTLPREVDPVVYNMLHEDPGNVSYSAVGGLSDQIRELRESIELPLMNPELFLRVGIKPPKGVLLYGPPGTGKTLLARAIASNIDANFLKVVSSAIIDKYIGESARLIREMFNYAQEHQPCIIFMDEIDAIGGRRFSEGTSADREIQRTLMELLNQLDGFDELGKVKVIMATNRPDVLDPALLRPGRLDRKIEIPLPNEQGRMEVLKIHAAGIAKHGEIDYEAVVKLAEGFNGADLRNVCTEAGMAAIRAERDYVIHEDFMKAVRKLNDAKKLESSAHYSADFGKE; this is translated from the exons ATGTCTgagggcggggaggaggcgcgccgccgcgccgcggtcgCCGAGTACCGCAAGAAGCTCCTCAGCTGCCGGGAGCTCGAGGCGCGGGCCAAAACAG GGAGGGAGAACcaaaaaaattcaaagaaaaacttggaAAAAACTGAAGAGGATCTCAAAGCATTGCAAAGCGTGGGCCAAATTATTGGTGAGGTGCTTCGACCTTTGGACAAGGAACGAT TTATTGTGAAGGCTAGCAGCGGACCGCGGTATGTTGTTGCCTGCCGAAGTAAAGTTGACAAAGAAAAGTTGATTGCTGGTACAAGAGTTGTTCTTGACATGACAACACTTACCATCATGCGCACTTTGCCACGTGAG GTTGACCCTGTGGTTTACAACATGCTACATGAAGATCCTGGCAATGTTAGTTACTCAGCTGTAGGTGGCTTGTCGGATCAAATAAGGGAACTCAGAGAATCCATTGAGTTACCGCTTATGAATCCGGAATTGTTTCTCCGTGTAGGGATTAAGCCGCCAAAG GGCGTGCTACTATATGGTCCACCTGGAACTGGGAAGACACTCCTAGCTAGAGCCATTGCTAGCAACATTGATGCTAACTTTTTGAAG GTTGTTTCAAGTGCTATCATTGACAAGTATATTGGTGAAAGTGCACGCTTAATTCGTGAAATGTTCAACTATGCACAGGAGCATCAG CCATGCATCATTTTCATGGATGAAATCGATGCCATTGGTGGCCGAAGATTTAGCGAGGGCACAAGTGCTGATCGTGAGATTCAAAGGACATTGATGGAGCTTCTAAATCAGCTAGATGGATTTGATGAGCTTGGGAAG GTGAAAGTGATCATGGCAACGAACAGGCCTGACGTCTTGGATCCTGCACTCCTTCGGCCTGGGCGGCTGGACAGGAAGATCGAGATCCCGCTGCCGAACGAGCAGGGGAGGATGGAGGTCCTCAAGATCCACGCTGCCGGAATCGCCAAGCACGGTGAAATCGACTACGAAGCTGTCGTGAAACTGGCCGAG GGTTTCAACGGAGCTGACCTGCGCAACGTCTGCACGGAAGCCGGCATGGCCGCCATCCGGGCAGAGCGCGACTACGTCATTCACGAGGACTTCATGAAG GCGGTGCGGAAACTGAACGACGCCAAGAAGCTCGAGTCCAGCGCGCACTACAGCGCCGACTTCGGAAAGGAGTGA
- the LOC101757707 gene encoding C2 and GRAM domain-containing protein At1g03370 — protein sequence MTKPARSASTLSEAAAAESARRVTPMKLLVRVVEARGLPAVHLNGSSDPFVKLKLGKRRAKTAVVKRSLAPAWDEEFSFLVGDVAEELVVSVLNEDKYFSNDMLGLVRVPLSQVMETDDLSLGTQWYQLQPKSKKSKKKNRGEVCLHISLSTRTHVSDESQCVPHPASDDLASSSESPSEHKAATLSTTSSYIDLSAVSSIDRASHSSFERLPDSIPELPARSSTEQAAPEPGPAADNDATANPSSVVEVLSRYFFGKPVDAPVHSTTSETDSVDQFQEPKVSSSEDHENPEKGTASESSLDELLKIMESKDEGSEMPANLPGGVLVDESYVTAPTNLNSLLFSPNSDFWPAVAELQGTSGFHIEPWKLESNESCVQRTLSYTKAASKLVKACKATEEQKYLKAARNSFAVFSVVSTPDVPCGNCFKIEILYCITPGPQLSSEEQTSHLTVSWRVNFVQSTMIKGMIESGAKQGMTEGYAQFSEVLSQKLKVVELDDPNSNKEKILASLHAQKETGWRLIVRFLGNFTFIFSVVIALYVIAHLHLSKPDVMHGLEYFGLDLPDSIGEVVVCAVLILQGQNIVRVIRRFLSAWKQRGSDHGVKAHGDGWLLTVALIEGTGITAAGSSDLFDLYVVFTCNTKRKTSSIKFQTSDPKWNEVFEFDAMDDPPSRMDIAIYDSSGLCIIGHTEVNFLKNNLSDLTDIWLPLDGKCDQASSPKLHLRIFLNNSRGTEVVMNYLAKMGKEVGKKINLRSAQTNAAFRKLFALPPEEFLIDDFTCHLKRKMPLQGRLFFSPRIIGFYSNIFGHKTKFFFLWEDVDDIQVIPATLSIGSPSLMMILRKDRGLEAKHGAKGTDHHGRLKFHFQSFVSFNDAYRIITAIWKMRALGPEQKGEVIEKDEPKELQPEEGGSLFTNADVKMSEILSSVLSVDVESLMEMFSGGPLEHKVMQKAGCIDYSATEWELVGCNIRQRQTSYKFDKNLSRYGGEATTTQQKYTLVNRVGWAVEEVMTLQGVLLGDYFNLQLKYLMTDVPSKPNTCSVQVLLGIAWLKSTKQQKKVTKNIISNSSNRLKELFAEVEKELTSRNGAS from the exons ATGACGAAGCCGGCGAGGAGCGCGTCGACGttgtcggaggcggcggcggcggagagcgcgcgGCGGGTGACGCCGATGAAGCTGCTGGTGCGCGTGGTGGAGGCGCGGGGCCTCCCCGCCGTGCACCTCAACGGCTCCAGCGACCCCTTCGTCAAGCTCAAGCTGGGCAAGCGCCGCGCCAAGACGGCCGTCGTCAAGCGCAGCCTCGCCCCCGCCTGGGACGAGGAGTTCAGCTTCCTCGTCGGCGACGTCGCCGAGGAGCTCGTCGTCTCCGTGCTCAACGAGGACAAGTACTTCAGCAACGACATGCTGGGCCTCGTCCGGGTCCCGCTCTCGCAGGTCATGGAGACCGACGACCTCTCCCTCGGCACCCAGTGGTACCAGCTCCAGCCCAAGAGCAAGAAGTCCAAGAAGAAAAACCGCG GAGAGGTTTGCCTACACATATCATTGTCCACAAGAACCCACGTATCTGACGAATCGCAGTGTGTTCCTCATCCTGCTTCAGATGACTTAGCATCCAGCTCAGAAAGTCCCAGTGAGCACAAAGCTGCAACACTATCAACAACAAGTAGCTACATTGACCTATCAGCCGTTTCCAGCATCGACCGAGCATCTCATAGCAGTTTCGAACGATTGCCAGACAGCATACCGGAGCTACCAGCCCGGAGCAGCACGGAACAAGCAGCCCCTGAACCTGGACCAGCTGCGGATAATGATGCAACTGCAAACCCATCATCAGTGGTGGAGGTCTTGTCCCGCTATTTCTTTGGGAAACCTGTCGATGCTCCTGTGCATTCGACTACATCAGAAACTGACTCAGTCGATCAGTTCCAAGAGCCAAAGGTGAGCTCATCAGAAGATCATGAAAACCCTGAGAAGGGCACAGCATCCGAGTCAAGCCTTGATGAGCTACTGAAGATCATGGAGTCAAAAGATGAAGGCAGTGAAATGCCAGCAAACTTGCCTGGTGGTGTACTGGTTGACGAATCTTATGTCACTGCACCAACCAACTTGAATTCCCTCTTGTTTTCGCCAAATTCAGATTTCTGGCCAGCAGTAGCAGAGCTTCAAGGAACAAGTGGGTTTCATATCGAGCCATGGAAACTTGAGAGTAATGAGAGTTGCGTGCAAAGAACATTATCTTACACAAAAGCTGCAAGCAAGTTGGTGAAAGCATGTAAAGCCACAGAAGAGCAGAAGTACTTAAAGGCAGCCAGAAATTCTTTCGCAGTGTTCTCTGTTGTTAGCACTCCTGATGTTCCCTGCGGAAATTGTTTCAAGATAGAGATACTGTACTGTATTACACCAGGCCCCCAGCTATCTTCTGAAGAGCAAACATCACATCTGACTGTAAGCTGGAGGGTAAATTTTGTTCAGAGCACAATGATAAAAGGAATGATTGAGAGTGGTGCAAAACAAGGCATGACCGAAGGTTATGCGCAGTTTTCTGAAGTACTGTCCCAGAAGCTTAAGGTAGTTGAGCTTGATGATCCTAATTCAAACAAAGAAAAGATTTTGGCTTCATTACATGCACAAAAGGAAACAGGCTGGAGGTTGATTGTCCGCTTTCTCGGGAACTTTACATTCATATTCTCTGTTGTCATAGCACTATATGTTATAGCTCACCTTCATTTATCCAAGCCCGATGTGATGCATGGGCTTGAGTATTTTGGTCTTGACCTTCCAGATTCAATTGGGGAGGTTGTAGTTTGTGCAGTTTTGATTCTTCAGGGACAGAACATTGTCAGAGTAATACGGCGCTTCTTAAGTGCATGGAAACAAAGAG GTAGTGATCATGGGGTCAAAGCTCATGGCGATGGCTGGTTGCTTACTGTTGCGCTTATTGAAGGCACTGGTATAACAGCTGCTGGTTCATCTGACCTATTTGATCTCTATGTTGTTTTTACATGCAATACAAAGAGGAAAACAAGCTCAATTAAATTTCAAACATCAGATCCAAAATGGAATG AGGTATTCGAATTTGACGCTATGGATGATCCTCCATCAAGGATGGATATCGCTATTTATGATTCAAGTGGACTGTGTATCATTGGTCACACAGAAGTGAACTTTCTGAAAAACAATTTATCAGATTTAACTGACATATGGCTTCCTCTCGATGGAAAGTGTGATCAAGCAAGTAGCCCTAAATTGCATTTGAGAATATTTTTGAACAATTCGAGGGGGACTGAAGTTGTCATGAATTACCTAGCGAAAATGGGGAAAGAAGTTGGTAAGAAG ATAAATTTGCGGTCAGCCCAAACAAACGCAGCATTCCGGAAGCTATTTGCCCTCCCTCCAGAAGAGTTCCTTATCGACGATTTCACCTGCCATCTAAAACGGAAGATGCCACTTCAG GGGCGCCTCTTTTTCTCTCCAAGAATAATTGGATTTTATTCAAACATATTTGGACACAAAACcaagtttttctttttgtgGGAAGACGTTGATGACATCCAGGTTATCCCTGCTACACTGTCAATTGGTAGTCCGTCATTGATGATGATCCTCCGAAAGGATAGAGGTTTAGAAGCAAAACATGGTGCCAAGGGAACAGATCATCATGGAAGACTCAAGTTCCATTTCCAATCCTTTGTTTCGTTCAATGATGCTTACAG AATAATTACGGCGATATGGAAAATGCGAGCACTTGGTCCAGAACAGAAGGGGGAGGTGATTGAAAAAGATGAACCGAAAGAACTCCAGCCTGAAGAAGGCGGATCCTTGTTCACCAATGCAGATGTCAAAATGTCTGAAATATTGTCGTCAGTTCTTTCTGTTGAC GTTGAGTCCTTGATGGAGATGTTTTCAGGAGGTCCCCTGGAACACAAAGTGATGCAAAAGGCCGGTTGTATAGACTACTCTGCAACAGAATGGGAACTTGTGGGCTGCAATATACGACAGCGGCAAACAAGCTACAAATTCGACAAAAATCTGTCTCGCTACGGTGGTGAAGCAACCACCACTCAGCAGAAGTATACCCTGGTGAACCGAGTTGGCTGGGCCGTTGAAGAGGTGATGACCCTCCAAGGTGTACTACTTGGAGACTACTTCAAT CTCCAGCTGAAGTACCTTATGACGGATGTACCGTCGAAACCAAACACCTGCAGCGTGCAGGTTTTGTTGGGGATTGCATGGTTAAAGAGCACCAAGCAACAGAAGAAGGTCACGAAGAATATCATTTCCAATTCCTCAAATAGATTGAAGGAACTCTTTGCTGAAGTAGAGAAGGAGCTTACATCCAGAAACG GTGCAAGCTAA